The stretch of DNA GTACACTACTGACTACACCAGTTCAATTATGCAGAAGGACTTAGGCAGCATTATTACAATGAAACTCACTGGACAATATCTATGCAAACTAATCTGTCATAATAATTATAACTGCCTAATTCAACTCATCATACTCATTCAACTCCATCATTATAGcctaaaaattactaatattgGGACATAATTACCTTCAATCGTCATCGAGCCTCGTAGAAGCCGAAGAACTACCAAGATTTgataaaaaatctgcaaaacacAAAAAGGAATTCATTATTACTATGCCTCATGTGCAACTTGTCAATATAGGATGCCTCTGAGATGTATATTTGCTCCTGACATATACATCTACAAGATCATGGCTAACTTCGCAAGCTAAGAATTAACTCAGACAACACCACCACGCAGCAAGAAGTGAAGAAAAATTACAAACTAGAGAAAACTAATTGACAAACTAAAATGAAGAAACAGTCAAACAAAGTAACTAAACCAAAGttaaaaaaccaaacaaagcaACCCAAATGCTTCTGGCTAAGCTGGAGAGAACACCATCCAACGCAAACTTGAGGCGCAAGAGGATGAAGCCAAAATAAAAAACCCCACCAGCAAGATTGATCAATTACTTCTAGCCAACCAAGCACGAGGGCTAGTCAACACCCGCACCAGCTACAAGAAAACAGCTAAAACaaagaatcaaagatagatttactATAGTAAGTAAAAAGAAGATATCTTTTAATCTTACCTTGCTCAAGTTGCTGTAGAGTGTTAAGATCATCATATGAAACCAAAGATGATGTCTCAATGCcatgatctttttttttaacccaaTCTTGTGTGCAAATCAATGCATCAAGCACTCTCCCTCCGGTACTAAAGGCAGATTCAGAGGCAACCGTAGAGACTGGTATAGCCAACACTTCTCTTGCAATTCTTGCAAGGACTGGATATCGAGTACAATTATCCTTCCACCAAATTAGGACATCTAAATCCCCTTCTTCCTCTAATATTTCATCCAAGCTAATGAATATAATGAATATATTATTCAATAAGCTAATAATCTAATGAATATATTATTCAACAGATTCAAGGAATGAGAACCTTTAGACATAAATGCACACAATGCCAGAACACAAACTGATTGTATATTGAGCACGAAAATAGTAATGATCAGAAACAGTAATTGTAGCAGCAGAAGAATGCATCATCTATGGTTATTTACCATCAAATTCATATACCTTTTCTATTTTGCTGCATCTCAGAACAATAGCAATACACAAGAACTACTTAATTATAGAACTACTCAACAGATTCAACAAGTTATTCAACAGAAATCAACATTAGATTATTAGATTCACTCACCGATTAAGCTGATTTTGCGATTTAAGCTGATTGGATTGTCGTCGATGGTGAGTGGTTGTGCGACGGAGGACGAGATGGATTCGCCGGTGGGAGTGGGTTTGACGGAGGAGGATTCGCCGGTGGGAGTGGGTTTGACGGAGGAGGAGAGTGGGTTTGACGGAGGAGGAGGATTTGCGATGATTGATGAAACTGTGATTTTGTGATTTGGTTTCTGACTGTGTTATTTGGTTTCTCgcttttgaaattaattttgagAAGAATAAACCGGTTCTAAACCAACTAAGTGAAATGGTAAACCGGTTTaccatttttatgttttatggtCTGGGttggtttttttataaaatgggCTCGGCttttaaaaaatggaaatgGTTTGGTTAGTAATTTGGGTATGGTTAACCTTATTATTTGCACACCCCTAGACTTAATGTGTATGGAAGTCCACTTTCTAGCAATACTCCTTTAGCCTTCTTTTTTTCCAAATCAGGACTCCCCAAAATAGAGCCATACATTCACATTGAAAACCACAAAAATATTCTGCATAGCCAATGAAAACCACATTAACAAAAACCACAACACAAGCCTACAAATCAAATTGACCAAGCAGATAGCCTCAACTATATGGATGTAAATAAAAACAGAGGAATGTTAGAAAATGGTAGGAAATTCCTACATTACATTCCTTCAAAAGTATTTACTCTTAATTTAGTCATTAttaatatatcatataaatcatctcCACAAATTGTCCCTCATGTGCACACTTGATTTTCCTTCTTTTAGGTTTCATTACTACTTTCCAAACTGAATATTGCTCGTTAAGACATGGCTAATAATTATTTCCATCTTCAAAAAGCAAATGCAACATCAATTTCTGATATATGAGAGACAACAGAAGTTTAAGATCACCAAAAGATTGTAGTACTGCACCTTAACACAAACAGCTAGGCAATTATTGCCTTAACACAAACAACTAGGCACTTATTGCATCATCCTTTACTCTAACTTTTTTTCTGATCTAAGCAAGGTCATAAATAGTATTGATATAGGCATCATACACATACCTTAATACAAGCATTAGTATTGAACACCTAGAATCAAAGTTTACGCTGAATGTAAGTAAAATGAATAATACCAAGCTTACTTTCTACTTTGATTTTCAAATAATAAGACTATCGTACAATATTCACATTGGAGAATGAATCAAGCTCACCCTAAATTATCAAAAAAGGAGAACAGTGATTCTATACTATCCAATTTGAAGATAACACAAATGATGTATGCATACCTATGCACATTTTCACTTTCATGTCCGCAATTTCTCTAGGAGTACCATCAACTATTCGCATAATCGCATCCACAAGTCAAGTTGAGCATCGAATTGAAGCGGTAAAACCtcaaaaattgt from Trifolium pratense cultivar HEN17-A07 linkage group LG5, ARS_RC_1.1, whole genome shotgun sequence encodes:
- the LOC123883677 gene encoding uncharacterized protein LOC123883677 isoform X3 is translated as MVNRFTISLSWFRTGLFFSKLISKARNQITQSETKSQNHSFINHRKSSSSVKPTLLLRQTHSHRRIHLVLRRTTTHHRRQSNQLKSQNQLNRLDEILEEEGDLDVLIWWKDNCTRYPVLARIAREVLAIPVSTVASESAFSTGGRVLDALICTQDWVKKKDHGIETSSLVSYDDLNTLQQLEQDFLSNLGSSSASTRLDDD
- the LOC123883677 gene encoding uncharacterized protein LOC123883677 isoform X2 — protein: MVNRFTISLSWFRTGLFFSKLISKARNQITQSETKSQNHSFINHRKSSSSVKPTLLLRQTHSHRRILLRQTHSHRRIHLVLRRTTTHHRRQSNQLKSQNQLNRLDEILEEEGDLDVLIWWKDNCTRYPVLARIAREVLAIPVSTVASESAFSTGGRVLDALICTQDWVKKKDHGIETSSLVSYDDLNTLQQLEQDFLSNLGSSSASTRLDDD
- the LOC123883677 gene encoding uncharacterized protein LOC123883677 isoform X4; translated protein: MVNRFTISLSWFRTGLFFSKLISKARNQITQSETKSQNHSFINHRKSSSSVKPTLLLRQTHSHRRILLRQTHSHRRIHLVLRRTTTHHRRQSNQLKSQNQLNRLDEILEEEGDLDVLIWWKDNCTRYPVLARIAREVLAIPVSTVASESAFSTGGRVLDALICTQDWVKKKDHGIETSSLVSYDDLNTLQQLEQAGAGVD
- the LOC123883677 gene encoding uncharacterized protein LOC123883677 isoform X5; this encodes MVNRFTISLSWFRTGLFFSKLISKARNQITQSETKSQNHSFINHRKSSSSVKPTLLLRQTHSHRRILLRQTHSHRRIHLVLRRTTTHHRRQSNQLKSQNQLNRLDEILEEEGDLDVLIWWKDNCTRYPVLARIAREVLAIPVSTVASESAFSTGGRVLDALICTQDWVKKKDHGIETSSLVSYDDLNTLQQLEQAVFL
- the LOC123883677 gene encoding uncharacterized protein LOC123883677 isoform X1; the encoded protein is MVNRFTISLSWFRTGLFFSKLISKARNQITQSETKSQNHSFINHRKSSSSVKPTLLLRQTHSHRRILLRQTHSHRRIHLVLRRTTTHHRRQSNQLKSQNQLNRLDEILEEEGDLDVLIWWKDNCTRYPVLARIAREVLAIPVSTVASESAFSTGGRVLDALICTQDWVKKKDHGIETSSLVSYDDLNTLQQLEQGKIKRYLLFTYYSKSIFDSLF